Proteins from a genomic interval of Nitrospinota bacterium:
- the rpmC gene encoding 50S ribosomal protein L29 — MKIKELAGLSPEELSTRLLEMKESYMKLRFQHATAQLDSPAKIKDMRRGIARVKTLLSRGKAS, encoded by the coding sequence GTGAAGATAAAGGAACTTGCCGGCCTTTCACCCGAGGAGCTTTCGACGCGCCTTTTGGAGATGAAAGAGTCGTACATGAAACTCAGGTTCCAGCACGCCACGGCGCAGCTGGACAGCCCGGCCAAGATTAAGGACATGAGGCGCGGGATCGCCAGGGTGAAGACCCTGCTTTCACGCGGCAAGGCCTCCTGA
- the rpsQ gene encoding 30S ribosomal protein S17, with the protein MAEKERGYRKTRIGIVVSNKMDKTAVVKVERRVPHPEFKKIVGRSKKYYVHDEKNELSAGDKVKIIETRPLSKLKRWRVAEILGKSLG; encoded by the coding sequence ATGGCGGAGAAGGAAAGAGGATACAGGAAGACCCGGATCGGGATAGTGGTCTCCAACAAGATGGACAAGACCGCCGTGGTGAAGGTCGAAAGGCGCGTGCCCCATCCGGAGTTCAAGAAGATCGTGGGCAGGAGCAAGAAGTATTATGTGCACGACGAGAAGAACGAGCTTTCGGCGGGCGACAAGGTGAAAATAATAGAGACGAGGCCCCTTTCCAAGCTTAAGCGCTGGCGGGTGGCCGAGATACTCGGCAAAAGCCTGGGTTAG